A stretch of bacterium DNA encodes these proteins:
- a CDS encoding MBL fold metallo-hydrolase, with translation MKVRIYGVRGTSPVTGAEYMLYGGETTSILVEGGKGEALALDAGSGLREMGAALAEGSRDQVLILLTHYHLDHLIGFPAFPPLMRDDWEIRVASPRPGGFGVAEVFSRFLAQPFWPVSATAAPARVEFIDLPPLGLDAPLEYGGLRVRWVPVHHPGGGFAYRVEEPATGSSFLFATDFEYGESSPEEKELFRSLATRGGYPDLALIDGAYSEEEYEVRKGWGHNTWDGACALGQVIGARRTMIIHHSPESVDEILMARELEARELFPGAAFARAGMEFELKGGRHEPAR, from the coding sequence ATGAAAGTGCGGATCTACGGAGTACGGGGCACCAGTCCGGTCACCGGGGCGGAGTACATGCTCTACGGGGGGGAGACGACCTCCATCCTGGTGGAGGGGGGAAAGGGGGAGGCCCTGGCCCTCGACGCCGGGTCGGGGCTCAGGGAAATGGGCGCGGCCCTGGCGGAAGGCTCCCGCGACCAGGTTCTCATCCTCCTCACCCACTACCACCTCGACCACCTGATCGGGTTCCCCGCCTTTCCGCCCCTGATGCGGGATGACTGGGAGATCAGGGTGGCTTCCCCGCGTCCGGGCGGGTTCGGGGTCGCCGAAGTCTTCTCCCGCTTCCTGGCCCAGCCGTTCTGGCCGGTCTCGGCCACGGCCGCCCCGGCCCGGGTCGAGTTCATCGATCTTCCCCCGTTGGGACTCGACGCTCCCCTGGAGTACGGCGGCCTGCGGGTGCGCTGGGTCCCGGTCCACCACCCCGGGGGAGGGTTCGCCTACCGGGTGGAAGAGCCCGCCACCGGCTCCAGCTTTCTCTTCGCCACCGACTTCGAGTACGGAGAGTCCTCCCCGGAAGAGAAGGAACTGTTCCGGAGCCTGGCCACCCGGGGGGGGTACCCGGACCTGGCCCTGATCGACGGAGCCTACAGCGAGGAAGAGTACGAAGTCCGGAAAGGGTGGGGGCACAACACCTGGGATGGAGCCTGCGCCCTGGGCCAGGTCATCGGCGCTCGCCGGACCATGATCATTCACCACTCTCCCGAGAGCGTGGACGAGATCCTCATGGCCCGGGAGCTGGAAGCCCGGGAGCTTTTCCCGGGCGCGGCTTTCGCCCGGGCGGGGATGGAGTTCGAATTGAAAGGGGGGCGCCATGAGCCTGCTCGGTAA
- a CDS encoding adenylate/guanylate cyclase domain-containing protein, giving the protein MAGGKRKKLAAGFLIGLAGGALAVVLEAAGPLQRWEDATWDWRERLFAAPSPATDRIRLVLLDQKSLDWGKNENGWAWPWPREVYGAVLAFLGRSGARVAALDVLYTEPSVWSVGDDLRLVEAVAAGQPPVVGALSLSRDTAAASVFPEGLPGVPLRGEGWEALAARSRPRFRSATIPIPEYAAACRLLANVTEFPDQDSVFRRAAPVAFLGGEPVASLGLGAYLVPVPETVPAYAAGVLRLGEARIPLDGEGKAVLRYPGGTEVYRPVSAAAVIRSEALIQGGEPPELDPEFFRDRYVLFGFSAGGLLDLRATPVSPVAPGVLVHAVMLDNLLAGGFLRETPPALTAAGSIVLALIAGLLVSRSRKASRSVVVCAVVLPLPWIAGFAAYRAGYVWPIVAPEAGAVLALFGGMVYRYATEGRQKAFIKSAFRHYLSPEVVEKLLEDPGRLTLGGERRELTIFFSDLQGFSTFSEKLGPVELTGLLNDYLSEMTDIILEEGGTLDKYEGDAIIAFWNAPLEQEDHAVRAVRAAVRCQARLDGIRETLRERYGALLKMRIGLNTGEVVVGNMGSRERFDYTVLGDAANLASRLEGANKAFGTFIMVSAFTWEKTGGVFPGRELGDLRVVGRREPVRVYEPLGDTGAAAAPRAEAFARGLELCRAGDWAGAAGIFEGLPNDPAAAVYLARCRELASGKGAWDGVWNLENK; this is encoded by the coding sequence GTGGCGGGAGGGAAACGGAAAAAACTCGCGGCCGGGTTCCTGATCGGACTGGCCGGGGGGGCGCTGGCCGTCGTCCTGGAAGCGGCCGGCCCCCTCCAGCGTTGGGAAGACGCAACCTGGGACTGGCGGGAGCGTCTGTTTGCCGCGCCGTCGCCGGCCACGGACCGCATCCGACTGGTCCTGCTCGACCAGAAGAGCCTGGACTGGGGCAAGAACGAGAACGGCTGGGCCTGGCCCTGGCCCCGCGAGGTCTACGGGGCCGTGCTGGCGTTTCTGGGACGCTCCGGAGCCCGGGTGGCGGCCCTCGACGTTCTCTACACCGAGCCCTCGGTCTGGAGCGTGGGGGACGATCTGCGCCTGGTCGAAGCCGTCGCCGCCGGCCAACCTCCGGTGGTGGGGGCGCTCTCCCTCTCCCGGGACACGGCGGCCGCCTCCGTTTTCCCCGAGGGTCTGCCGGGGGTGCCGCTGAGGGGCGAAGGCTGGGAAGCGCTCGCGGCCCGTTCCCGGCCGCGGTTCCGGTCGGCGACGATCCCCATCCCCGAGTACGCCGCGGCCTGCCGGCTGCTGGCCAACGTCACCGAGTTCCCCGACCAGGACTCCGTCTTCCGCCGGGCGGCCCCGGTTGCGTTCCTGGGCGGGGAGCCGGTCGCTTCCCTGGGGCTGGGGGCCTATCTGGTCCCCGTTCCGGAAACGGTCCCGGCCTACGCCGCCGGGGTCCTGCGGCTGGGGGAGGCGCGGATACCGCTGGACGGGGAGGGCAAGGCGGTTCTGCGCTACCCGGGAGGAACTGAGGTCTACCGCCCCGTCTCGGCGGCGGCGGTGATCCGGTCCGAGGCCCTGATCCAGGGAGGGGAACCGCCGGAGCTGGATCCGGAATTTTTCCGCGACCGCTACGTTCTCTTCGGTTTCAGCGCCGGAGGTCTTCTCGACCTGAGGGCGACGCCGGTATCTCCGGTCGCTCCCGGCGTGCTCGTCCACGCGGTCATGCTCGACAACCTGCTGGCGGGGGGGTTCCTGCGCGAAACTCCGCCGGCGCTGACCGCCGCCGGATCGATCGTCCTGGCGCTGATCGCCGGTCTCCTCGTTTCCCGGTCCCGCAAAGCGTCCCGGAGCGTCGTCGTCTGCGCCGTCGTGCTGCCCCTTCCCTGGATCGCCGGGTTCGCGGCCTACCGGGCGGGCTACGTCTGGCCCATCGTCGCCCCGGAAGCGGGGGCCGTTCTCGCCCTCTTCGGGGGCATGGTCTACCGCTACGCCACCGAAGGCCGGCAGAAGGCCTTCATCAAGAGCGCGTTCCGGCATTATCTCAGCCCCGAGGTGGTGGAGAAGCTCCTGGAGGACCCGGGGCGGCTTACCCTGGGCGGCGAGCGCAGGGAACTGACCATCTTTTTCTCCGACCTCCAGGGATTTTCGACGTTTTCGGAAAAGCTCGGGCCGGTGGAGCTGACGGGGCTTCTGAACGACTATCTTTCGGAGATGACCGACATCATCCTCGAAGAGGGGGGGACCCTGGACAAGTACGAGGGGGACGCGATCATCGCTTTCTGGAACGCTCCCCTGGAGCAGGAAGACCATGCCGTTCGGGCGGTGCGGGCGGCGGTGCGCTGTCAGGCGCGGCTCGACGGGATCCGGGAGACGCTGCGGGAGCGTTACGGGGCGCTTCTGAAAATGCGCATCGGTCTCAACACCGGGGAAGTGGTGGTGGGAAACATGGGTTCCCGGGAGCGGTTCGACTACACCGTGCTCGGCGACGCCGCCAACCTGGCTTCGCGCCTGGAAGGGGCGAACAAGGCTTTCGGGACCTTCATCATGGTCTCGGCCTTCACCTGGGAAAAAACCGGCGGGGTCTTCCCGGGTCGGGAACTGGGAGACCTGCGCGTGGTCGGGCGGCGCGAACCCGTGCGCGTCTACGAACCCCTGGGCGACACCGGCGCCGCCGCCGCCCCCCGGGCGGAGGCCTTTGCCCGGGGGCTGGAACTCTGCCGGGCCGGGGATTGGGCGGGGGCGGCGGGGATATTCGAAGGGCTGCCGAACGATCCGGCGGCCGCGGTCTACCTCGCCCGCTGCCGCGAACTGGCCTCCGGGAAAGGGGCCTGGGACGGGGTCTGGAATTTAGAAAACAAGTAA
- a CDS encoding M48 family metallopeptidase, which produces MKAPLRLLAVLAAAAPLLAGGCKALESLGDVGATVGESTGTMSPEQAESLRRSSKAVAKTFEDITPEQEYYIGRAVGATVLSTYSVYDDSDANRYLNELGQTLAAASDKPETFGGYHFLLLDTDEINAFAAPGGFIFISRGMVGLCRNEDELAAVLAHEIGHVQNEHGLKAIKSGRLTSALNILAAESARSFGGEELAELTDAFEGSIGDITSTMMNSGYARSAESEADASAIVILKRVGYDPRALASMLAQMDKEVEPGDLGFGKTHPDPEDRIEDIKSELAAVPPVSPPPVRRKRFEDSMGGV; this is translated from the coding sequence ATGAAGGCGCCGCTGCGTTTGCTGGCGGTCCTGGCGGCCGCGGCCCCGCTTCTGGCGGGCGGATGCAAGGCCCTGGAAAGCCTGGGCGACGTCGGCGCCACCGTGGGGGAGTCGACCGGGACCATGAGCCCCGAGCAGGCCGAATCCCTGCGGCGCAGTTCCAAGGCGGTGGCGAAGACCTTCGAGGACATCACCCCCGAGCAGGAGTATTACATCGGCCGGGCGGTGGGGGCGACGGTCCTCAGCACCTACTCCGTCTACGACGACTCCGATGCCAACCGTTACCTCAACGAACTGGGGCAGACCCTGGCCGCGGCTTCGGATAAGCCGGAGACCTTCGGCGGCTACCATTTCCTCCTCCTCGACACCGACGAGATCAACGCCTTCGCCGCCCCCGGCGGGTTCATCTTCATCTCCCGGGGCATGGTCGGCCTCTGCCGGAACGAAGACGAGCTGGCCGCGGTGCTGGCCCATGAAATCGGCCACGTCCAGAACGAGCACGGCCTCAAGGCGATCAAGAGCGGCCGCCTGACCAGCGCCCTCAACATCCTGGCCGCGGAGTCGGCGCGGTCCTTCGGGGGAGAGGAACTGGCGGAACTGACCGACGCCTTCGAGGGAAGCATCGGCGACATCACCTCCACCATGATGAACAGCGGGTATGCCCGTTCCGCCGAGAGCGAGGCCGACGCCAGCGCCATCGTCATCCTGAAGCGGGTCGGCTACGATCCGCGGGCCCTGGCCAGCATGCTCGCCCAGATGGATAAAGAGGTCGAGCCCGGGGACCTCGGCTTCGGAAAAACCCATCCGGACCCCGAGGATCGGATCGAGGACATCAAGAGCGAGCTGGCGGCGGTTCCCCCGGTTTCGCCGCCGCCGGTGCGGCGGAAGCGCTTCGAAGACTCCATGGGCGGGGTTTGA
- a CDS encoding SH3 domain-containing protein has protein sequence MKGLIVGGALAAAVLSAGSAAADLLNIQVREAQIRERPSFLGKIVATLNYGDRVSVTEESQGWSLVSLPGGRKGWVHSSALTDEEIEIKAGGSNVGTGATADELALAGKGFNSDIEAEFKERNREIDFTWIDRMEKFVVTPEQMERFLREGGVTMIGGGAR, from the coding sequence ATGAAAGGGCTCATAGTGGGCGGCGCGCTTGCCGCCGCGGTTCTGTCCGCGGGCTCGGCCGCGGCGGACTTGCTCAACATCCAGGTGAGGGAAGCCCAGATCAGGGAACGGCCCTCGTTCCTGGGAAAGATCGTGGCCACGCTCAACTACGGGGACCGGGTTTCGGTCACCGAGGAAAGCCAGGGCTGGTCCCTGGTCTCCCTCCCGGGAGGGAGGAAAGGCTGGGTCCACTCCTCGGCCCTGACCGACGAAGAGATCGAGATCAAGGCGGGCGGGAGCAACGTGGGCACGGGGGCCACGGCGGACGAGCTGGCCCTGGCCGGAAAGGGGTTCAACTCCGACATCGAAGCCGAGTTCAAGGAGCGAAACCGGGAGATCGACTTCACCTGGATCGACCGGATGGAGAAATTCGTCGTCACCCCCGAGCAGATGGAGCGGTTTCTCCGCGAAGGCGGCGTGACCATGATCGGGGGAGGTGCTCGATGA